The Helicobacter canis genomic sequence CAAACTCGCGCTTGTATCACTGCTCAAATAGCCTAGCTCCAAAGATTCTAGTGCGTTATGATCTGGCTCGCTCTCTAGTGGCTGATCGCAGATTAGGCAGTGGCTTAGGGGTGGGACTCGCCCTTCTAGGCGCAAGATTTGGGCATAGGCTTCTAGCACGACTCGCTTGGGATTTTGCGAGCTAAGCCTATATGCACTAGAATCCACAATGCCAAAATACTCTTCTTCAATATGAGAAATATCGCGCAAATGTCTGTGCAAAAGCTGGATAAATCGCTGCCACACATACACTCTCTCTAGCTCTCTCTCCCAGCTAAAGCCTAAGTGCATAACATTTCTAAGCTTTGGCATAAAGGTGCCATTATGCTCTTGGGTGAAGTCAATCTTACGCCCGATATGCACGATAGAGTGCCGCGCCCCATAGAATCTATACAGGGTTTTGATGTGGTTTTGTGTGAGAATGCGCACAATGACATCTTCGTTTTTTTGCTTCTGCACAGAGATGATATAGCCTTGCATACGCGCTCTTTATCGCGACCTACCTAGTCGCAAGATTTGGTGGGTCGCAAGATTTGGCGGCATTGTTGCTAAAGTTTGCTTAAGTAATCAATCATATAATGCACTAGATAGAAGTTTGCACCCACCACTTTCCACTTTACGCCACACTAGGGGGAGCTATGTTTCAGCGATACTTGATTCCTTTGTGCATTATAGCCATCATTTATCTTGTCTCCACAAGTGAAGCCCTTACAAATGTCGCCGCTGGGCTTGCGATTTTACTCTTTGGTATGCTAAGTCTTGGGAGTGGATTCCGCGCCTTTAACGGCGGCTTTTTAGAAAATCTCCTAGCAAGCTCTACAAGCACTTCGATAAGGAGTGTCGCCTTTGGGAGCATTGCCACAGCAGTTATGCAAAGCTCATCGCTAGTCTCTGTGCTATCAATCTCTTTTGTCTCCGCGGCACTCTTAAGTCTTGCGCAAGGCATAGGCGTGATCTTTGGCGCAAATCTTGGCAATAGTGCAGGCTCTTGGCTTATTGCTGGGGTAAGTGGTATGAAAATCTCAGCCCTAGCCCTGCCACTCATCGTGGGTGGCGTGCTTTTCAACTTCCAAAGCTCAAAAGTGAGTAAAGGCATAGGGCAGATTTTTGTGGGTATTGGGTTTTTCTTCTTAGGTGTGGGGTATATTAAAGAAGGATTTGAAGAGTATAAAGAGATTGTAGATTTTTCGCAATATGCTATGGAGGGCTTGGGCGGGGTCTTGCTCTTTGTAGGACTTGGTGCATTGATGACCGCTATCGTGCAAAGCTCCCACGCTACGCTTACTATCATCATCTCCGCTTTTGCAGCTGGCAGTATGAGCTATGAAAACGCCCTTGCAGCGACACTTGGCACAAGTGTGGGTGGGGTTATGACTGCTGTTATCGCATCTCTTAGCACCAATATCGATGGCAAACGCCTAGCCATAGCCAATTGTATCTTCAACTTTGGTATCGCGCTACTTGTGATTGTGGCATTTGACTACTTTATGTGGGCTAATAGCACCATTTCCGCGCTTTTAGGCTTTGGGGAGGATAGTGTCTTGCGCATTGCGGTGTTTCACACACTCTTTAATCTTGTGGGCGTGGTGCTTCTCCTGCCATTTATCCCTAAAATCGCTAGATTCTTAGAAGTGCTGATGAAAGATGAAGACTCTCAAGTCGATAAGCCTTTGTATGTGAGTGATACTATCGTGCAGTATCAAAACACCGCGCTAATCGCGCTTACAAGAGAGGTGTATCATCTCTATGAAAACGCCTTTGAGCTTATCGCCCACGCGCTTGGCTTCTCGCGGCACGACATACGAAGTGAAAAAGACATAGAAGAGGTGCTAAAGGAGCATATTTGGAATAGGGTAAATGAAGATGATGTGGATATTGAGATTTTTTATATCAAAAAAATCAAAGTGCTTTTTAATGCGATCCTTGACTTCTCCACAGAAGCCCAAGCCCACACGCAAGATAAAGAGCATATTTATAAGTTTGCTATGCTTACTTCTGCCTCGCGCCATATCATTGAAGCTATCAAAAATATGGAGCTTTTGCAGCCAAATCTTAAGAAAAATAGCCTATCAAGAAACCAGATTCTATCTAGTGAATACAACGCCTTACGGACACATTTAGCCCTACTTTTGCGCAGTATCGAGCAGATCAATACTGATGAAGAGATCCACCCGCAAGTAGCCATTATCAAGCTAAAATCCCAGAAAAAGGCGTTTAAAAAAATCGATAAAGATTCTATCGTGCATATAGAATCCATACTAAGCAAAAAGCAAATAAGCGTTCCCAATGGGACTTCACTGCTTAATGCCGTGGGCTTTAGCCATAATATCGCCAAAGAGCTAGCCAATGCAATCATACAAATCCAAAAAACACGCCTTGAGTTTGAAGACACGCCAAATGAGCTAGAAGAGAGTGCTGAAGGACGCATAAGTGAGTAGGAGAGCGCGGTGTTTATTGTCGCTTAAAAATAATCTAGCTAGAATTCGCGCTTACTTTACGCGCTTTTAGGATCACAATGCCACATCTTGTCTCTATCATCATTCCCAATTTTAACAACGAGCGGTATATCGCTGCCGCGCTAGATTCTGTCCTAGCACAGAGCTATGCACATTGGGAGGCATTGATAGTCGATGATGGCTCTAAAGATAGCTCGCAATCTATCATTGCAGCCTATGCGCACAAGGATTCTCGCATTAAGCCTACATTCTTCCCACGCAATCAAGGCGTAAGTGCCGCGCGCAATCACGCTCTCTCACAAGCCAAGGGGCGGTTTATCGCATTTTTAGACGCTGATGATGTGTGGGAGGCTCATAAGCTAGAAGTGCAGGTAAGCACAATGCTTGAGCAAGATGCAGCCCTAAGCTATGGGGGCTATCGCGTGATTGATGAGAGTGGGGCAATGCTTGGGGGCTTTCTCCCCAGCCCTACAATCACCTACAACGATATGCTTAAAACTTGTCAAATCGGCAACTCCACGGCAATGTATGATAGAGACAAAGTCGGCACTCCACAAGCTGGCATAATCCGCCACGACTATGAGCTTTGGCTCTCTATCTTGCGCGATCATTGCGCATATATTTCGCCCCCCCCCCCCCCCGTTAGATGATATTTGCTATCTAGCACGCATTAGGATCCATAGCCAAAGCGACACTGCCAATAAGCTTAAATCCGCGCATAGACAATGGCAAGTCTATCGCGAGATTTTGCAGCTGCCGCTACATAAAGCGGCGTATTACTTCGCGCACTATGCGGTAAATGGAGTCATCAAGCATAGATTCTACCGCAAGCCTAGCAAGGCGCGTGTATGCTAGTCGTGCTAGATTCTAGGCATTATGGGCTATATGTGGCGTGCCTTTTGCCCTATATGGCTCTGCCTTTTTGCCCGCTTTTTTCTTTCATTTTGGGGTTTTTACTACTTTTGGCGTGTGGAAGAGAGCTTGATAAGCTCTGCCGTATCGCACTTGGCGTGGGCATTATCCTAAGTGGAAGCATACTCTATGCAAGTAGAATGTATTTCCACTGGGAGGGCGATGATTTTATCCGCTATTTTGCCACCTATCGCACGCTATTAAATGGCGATATTATGCAAGTGTTTTCGCTCTATAAGATTGAGTGTGCGCTTGGATTCTGGTATGTCGTGCTTATCGCATGGCTAGAGAAATACGCTATGAGCGAGCTTAAAGAAAGTGAGAAATCCCTCTGCGTGTGCTTATCGTTGCTGTTTTTTGACTTTTATATCGCCGGGGAATACACGCGGCAGTTTTTTGCCTCGCTTGTGATCCTCTATGCACTTTATGCACGCACCACTTTAGGCAAGCTTTTTGCAATCGCGCTTGCCACACTTTTTCACACAAGCACCCTGCTGATTGCGCCCTTGCTTTTT encodes the following:
- the recO gene encoding recombination protein RecO, producing MQGYIISVQKQKNEDVIVRILTQNHIKTLYRFYGARHSIVHIGRKIDFTQEHNGTFMPKLRNVMHLGFSWERELERVYVWQRFIQLLHRHLRDISHIEEEYFGIVDSSAYRLSSQNPKRVVLEAYAQILRLEGRVPPLSHCLICDQPLESEPDHNALESLELGYLSSDTSASLQALQESREATLSTKLDHRAHTCPITPPQHIANIAVLRGFLSAHTACANAATLPYTKLESYLRTASTIDLDDEELERAYQVLLLGL
- a CDS encoding Na/Pi cotransporter family protein, which gives rise to MFQRYLIPLCIIAIIYLVSTSEALTNVAAGLAILLFGMLSLGSGFRAFNGGFLENLLASSTSTSIRSVAFGSIATAVMQSSSLVSVLSISFVSAALLSLAQGIGVIFGANLGNSAGSWLIAGVSGMKISALALPLIVGGVLFNFQSSKVSKGIGQIFVGIGFFFLGVGYIKEGFEEYKEIVDFSQYAMEGLGGVLLFVGLGALMTAIVQSSHATLTIIISAFAAGSMSYENALAATLGTSVGGVMTAVIASLSTNIDGKRLAIANCIFNFGIALLVIVAFDYFMWANSTISALLGFGEDSVLRIAVFHTLFNLVGVVLLLPFIPKIARFLEVLMKDEDSQVDKPLYVSDTIVQYQNTALIALTREVYHLYENAFELIAHALGFSRHDIRSEKDIEEVLKEHIWNRVNEDDVDIEIFYIKKIKVLFNAILDFSTEAQAHTQDKEHIYKFAMLTSASRHIIEAIKNMELLQPNLKKNSLSRNQILSSEYNALRTHLALLLRSIEQINTDEEIHPQVAIIKLKSQKKAFKKIDKDSIVHIESILSKKQISVPNGTSLLNAVGFSHNIAKELANAIIQIQKTRLEFEDTPNELEESAEGRISE
- a CDS encoding glycosyltransferase family 2 protein, producing MPHLVSIIIPNFNNERYIAAALDSVLAQSYAHWEALIVDDGSKDSSQSIIAAYAHKDSRIKPTFFPRNQGVSAARNHALSQAKGRFIAFLDADDVWEAHKLEVQVSTMLEQDAALSYGGYRVIDESGAMLGGFLPSPTITYNDMLKTCQIGNSTAMYDRDKVGTPQAGIIRHDYELWLSILRDHCAYISPPPPPVR
- a CDS encoding EpsG family protein, with the translated sequence MLVVLDSRHYGLYVACLLPYMALPFCPLFSFILGFLLLLACGRELDKLCRIALGVGIILSGSILYASRMYFHWEGDDFIRYFATYRTLLNGDIMQVFSLYKIECALGFWYVVLIAWLEKYAMSELKESEKSLCVCLSLLFFDFYIAGEYTRQFFASLVILYALYARTTLGKLFAIALATLFHTSTLLIAPLLFALRHYPKATLALSFAVVVLAGLTFPQILALYNSGVLPRELPLFDKLGFYAMGFGEFMPNAIELGLVIMVAGLILLPTNDPIKKRWFFFVVWFVMMYFALHLVIGGIAHRFTILFTTILLGFLLFVGLRRFSILALFFAGACLLYKLKTMLFGKENIYLFDSYGIYGKWFYYIFKEL